The following is a genomic window from Haloterrigena salifodinae.
ACCGTTGCGGAGACGAACGCGTCACCCGCCCCAGTCGTGTCGACCACGTCGACATCGAATCCTTCGTGTTCGACGGTGCCGTTGCCCCATGGCGCGTCGGCTGTCGCGTACGCCATGGCTCCCTCATCGCCACGCGTAAGAAAGACAGTGTGCGGACCGTCCCGGCAGACTACTTCGCACCGTCGATTGAGCGACTCCTGCCTGTACCCGAGTTGTTCCAGCTCATCGGGCGTCGCCTTGAGGACGTCGGCCATCTCGACCGCGTCTTCGAGGACGCCCGTATCGTCGTCGTCCCACAGTTCCGGACGCCAGTTCGGATCGAAGTACACGGAACAGTTCGCCTCTCGTGCGCGCCGTAGCAGATCGAACACGGCTGATCGAGCTGGCTCGGCCGCGAGTACGACGCCGCCGACGTACACCCACTCGATCTCCTCGAGCGTGCTCGTCGGAACGGCGCCGGTTTCGAGTTTCGTATCGGCAGTGCCGTCGCGATAGAACGTGAACGATCGGTCCCGTGTTTCGTCGTGAGCGACGAACGCGAGGGTCGTCTTCGCTGTGGGATCCTGCTCGACGAACCGTGATGGAACGCCACGGTCGTCCAACGTTTCGATGAGAAAGTCACCGAACCCGTCTTCGCCGACTCGAGTCCAGAACAGCGGGTCAGCACCGACCGCTGCGAGACGCGCTGCGACGTTGGCCGGGGCGCCGCCGGCGCGGCGCTGGTACGACTCCACGCCGCGGAGCTCCCCCGGTACCGCAGGCAGCATATCAACGAGTGTTTCGCCGACCACGAGGATATTCTGGTCATCCATCAGTCATTCCTCCGCGGTTAGATTGACCAGTGTAATCAGCGACCTGACCGGGACGTCGTCGACGCGGTCCGTCCCGTTCTTGTCGACGATGACGGCACAACCCCTGACGTTACCTCCCTCGTTCTCGACGGCCCGAACGGTCTCAGAAATCGTTGTTCCCGACGTTATCATGTCGTCGACGACGTAGCAGTCGGCGCCGTCGACCGACGAGAAGTTGTGGGAGAATGAGCCACTGTACTCGTCGATATCTCCCTTTTCCCAGCGGTGTTTCCGCGGGGTGTAGGTACTGAGATCGACCTTTAGTTCGCTCGCGACGGCCGTCGCCAGCGGGACGCCCGCCTTTTCGATCCCAACGACGAGGTCAGCATCTCCGTCCGTCAAGAGGACGTCGGCCAGTATTCCGCCAAGGTGGTCGAGTCGGCGGCCGTTCTGGCCGACGGTACTCCAGTCAATGTGGATGTCCTGCGGAGACTTCGGGCGTTCGTTGGGCTGTTCAGCGTCCGGCGTCGCTCGTTCGATGAGCCAGCTAGCGGTCTCGCGGGAGACGTTGAGTTCGTCCGCGATCTCTCCCCTGGAGAGTCCGCTCTCAGCCAAACCGGCGGCTTCGCTCACGAGACTATCGACGTTCTTCATTGTCTGTGTGATCTCTCAGTGATCCGCAATAATCTTTGTGCTCGACCGCAGTACCGACGGATTTCGACGTGGAACATCTCACTATGCACCCCGTCATGATCGGTACGTCGCGGCCAGTTCGTTCAGTGCGTAAATCGCTCGCAGCATCTCGGAGCTCTTCCCCTCGTCGAACACCAGTTCGTCGGTCTCGCGGACGAAGTCTAGGACGTCGGTAGAGGCGTGTCCGGGGGCGGCGGAGATCCCGGTCCCCGTTTCCGTGAGCCAACGCATGACTCGGAGATCGCTCTTGCTGTCGCCCATCGCAACGGCGAACGGGTCGTCGATACCGAGCACGTCGAAGGCGGCTTCCACGCCGGCGACCTTATTCAGTTCGAGGCTGCCGATCTCCGCGGCGTCGGCCTCGTAGTACGCGACGTCGATGCGCTCGAAGAGTGCACTCACATCTTCCGGAACGTCACTAACCTTACACTCAGAGGCCTCCTTACGCTCAGTGAGGACGCCGTCAATCTCGGGATCCGCGTCGGCGTAGAACGCTTTCGTCCACTGGCGTCCCTCGTCGCTCAAGTACCCTAACTGCGTCGCCACAGCGTCGCCAAGCAGTTCGAGCTGATGGACCAGCCCCGCGTCGATGATCTCTCGAGCTCGTTCGGAGCCGATCTTAAAGTTCGGCTTCACCGTGATGTTGAACTCGTTACCCTGTAGGTGGCAGTTCCGCCGCAAGTCTTCGGGGGCGTCCGAGAGCACACGTGAGCGAACCGCGTCGAACACGTCAACGATGTCGTCGTCGAGCGACTCATAGAGTAGCCGTTTCGTCTCCGCACCGTGTTCAGGTGTGAATACGCCGGTTCCGGCCTCGTAGACGATCGAGAGGTCGCCCGAGTGGACGATTTCGCTTCCGAGCCCTTGTATCATGAATCCCTTGACGTTTTCCAAGGTCTGCCCGGTACAGATCACGATCGGAACGCCGCGCTCGTGAAGTTCCGTCAGGAAGTATAGCGTGTCTCGCGGGATCTCGTTGTCGGTCGTTGACGCTGACCGGAGCGTCTCGTCGACGTCGAGGACCAGTGCGTTGATCGGACGTTCGTACTTGTTGTACAGATCGAGTGCGGTGAACGCCTGGGTTTCCGTCGCGTGTGCGGCGATCTCCGCGTAGGCGTCTCCGTTCGGGAAATTCCGCCGAATCTGGGTCTTCTGCTGGTCGAGGTCGTCTCGAACGGACTCCCACTGCTGCAGGGAGACTTGTGAATCGAGCGCCGGGAACACATTGACGAGATCCTGACGTGCCCTGAGCGTCTCAGTGTCGGTACTATCGTACAGTCCATACAACTGACTATAAACTTGCACGGAAACGTGTACATCCGGAACCGATATAAAAGTCCCGCCAGCCGCGATGCCACAAAGACTCGGTCGATCACTCGTATGCGCTATCCAGTTCCCAGACGTCCAATCGCTGGACGGTCACATCACCGTCCGCCCACGCCTCGATTCCGGTCGACCGCTCATCCTCCGGATACAGGCGAGTAGTGACACTCTTTAGGCTGTTCACGTATACCTCGAGCATCGACCCGTCGAGGTACACTCGTAGTTCGAGGTCCTCGCCGTCGCGGTCGACCTCGCCACGGTGGACGAGCGAGCTTCGCTCCGAAACAGTCGCCCGTGTTTCGGCGTTTCGAGTGCTGTGTTCGCGGTGGACGACGATCCGCTCCGTCCGTTCGTCGTAATATATCAGCGTCTCCTCGGACCCATCAGGGTTCGCTCTTACCTTCAGCCCGTACTTCTCAGCTCCGTCAGACGCCATTGTTGCTCGAATCTCGACTGCGGTTCCGCCAACGCCGTCCAGTTCGTCGTTCGCATTTGAGACCTGCACGTTCCGGATCTCGGCGAGTCGCTCGGCTCGGAGCGATCGCAGTTCCTCAATCGGTTCGATGCCGAGCCGACCGTCGTCGCGAAGAAACAGGTGTACCGGGAGACCGCCGTTGTGGGCCCATCCGGCGTCATAGTGATCCCGCGGACGACGGTCGTCCTGTGCAATCGTGAATAGGAGGCTCCGACCCGTTTCGGGGTCGACAATACCGTGAGGACCAGTGAAGTGAAACCCCCCGTAATCGATACGTCGCGGGTCCTCGTGGTCCGGAACGAACCGACAGGCGTCGGGGTCCCACTCGCCGAGCCAGTAGTACACTTCCACTTCCGCGGCGCCCTCAATCGGACTGACGATGAACGCGTACTTCTCGGCGTCGGTCTCGTCTTCGCCAATCGGCAGCAAGACGGGCAACTCCCAGACGAGTCCGAGCTCCGGGTACTCGTCGTGATCCGTTCGATGGAGACAACCCCGGAACACCCACTCCGCCAAGCTCTCAGACTCGTATACAAGGGCCGCACCGCCACCGGTAGCGAATCCGGAACCGACGAGACAGTACCACGTCCCGTTCTCCCGCCAAACGAACGGGTCGCGAAAGTCGTTGTCCCGAAGCCCGATCGAATGCGGGCGCTCGATCGCGGACTCGTCGTCCTGACGCCAAGACGTCAATTCGGGGTCGTCGGGATCAACAGGGGACGCTACCACGACGCGCTGATCGGGAGTGCGGTCTATTTCTCCCGCGGTAAAGAGGAGAACAGGGTCCCCGTCCGCGTCGTGAGTCGACCCGCCGGACCAGATCCCATCGGGAGCCAGTCCGTCGCGTTCGGGCGCCAGTGCCGGTTTAAGGTGCCGCCAATGGACTAAATCGTCACTCACCCAGTGCCCCCAATGGATATTGCCCCAGTACGGTCCGCTGGGGTTGTGCTGGTAGAACAGGTGGTACTGGCCGTCGTGATACAGCGGTGCATGCGGTTCGTTCATCCAGTGACCAGGCGGGATCGGATGGTACTGCGGACGATGACGATCTCCGCGATATCGCGACGGATCGAGGGCGATCGTTTCGTAGTTCATCGAGGGGTGTTCGTCGTGGCACGGCGTCTCGTACCGCTCGCGGACGTCGGAGGCGGTGAACGCGCAGTCATAGATTTTGAGTTCGTCGATCGCCCCTGAGAAGTTGTGTAAAGCGAACGTGTCGTCGACGCGTTCGGTTCGGTTGTTCTTTCCAATCAGAACCGGGACGTCGGCCGGGACGATCATGCTCCCCTCGGGAACTCGTTCCACTGCGGTGCATGCGGCGTCGACGTAGAGTCGGAGTGAACCGTCGTCGCCCTCGAAGACTGCTGCGACGTGCGACCAGGAATATTTGGGTAGCGGTGATTCCGTCTGGACAGCCACCCACGTGTCTCCCAGTCCGACTTGGAACGAGCACCGGCCGTGTCCGTCGAGTCCAAACTCGAACCCGCGGTTATCGTCGACCGAGTGGTTGCTGACAATCGGGGAGAGACGCTCTGACGACTGACCCTCGAACGCTCGGGGGGCGATCCACGCTTCGACCGTGAACTCGGTCGTATCTCCGTCGAGAATCTGCCGGTCGTGTTCGATTTGCGTGGAGTAACCATCGAACAACAGTCCGCTTCCCGTGACGCCGTCAATCCATCGCGGATCACTATCCGATTTGAACCGTGCGTCCGCGAACGCGTGCTCGACCGCGTCTCGGCATCCGGACACGACTTCCTCGGCGGACGAGCCCTCGCTTTCGTCGAACGGCCAGTACGCTACGACACGGCGGTTATCGCTATCGTCTCGGTCGGCCATATCAGATGGAATGCCTCGTAATCATAAAAATACCACCCGTCTGTCGGACCGTCGATGGTGAGCTCGCAGCGGCGACAGCAGAGCGCGCGGACGGTTCCAACGTCGGTACTGACGCTCACAAACTACTATACTCCTCTAGTTCTTCGACAAGAGTATGAGTGGTTACGAGAACCTCGACGTATCCGAAATACGCGATTCGCTGCAACGCCACGTCGATATGTCGGAGTACGAGTCGCAGGTGTATCTCGCGCTCGTTCAAAACGGAAAGCAATCGATGCGAGACCTATCCGAGGCGAGCGACGTCCCAAAACAGCGCGTATACGACATCGTCGAGGAACTCAGGGAGCAGGGCTTCGTCGAGCTCGACGACAGTTATCCCAAGAAGGCGTACGCGGTCGATCCCACGAAGACGCTTGGCCCGATCCAGACGCACGTCGAACAGGTCCAAAACGCGCTCGAGGAGTTTCACAAGTCGGTGTCCGACGTCGATAGCGGCGTCGCACAGTTCAGGAACCAGTCGACAATCGAGAAGTACATCTTCGAACTCCTCGACAGCGCCGAACGGACGATCTTCCTGATGACGTCCGTCGATCGACTGCAGATCTTCGAGGACGCGCTACGCGACAACTCCGACGTCCAGATCCGCGTCGTACTCACTGATCTCGACGAGGGGCACGTCGTCGACGACCGTATCGAACTCAACAGTCCTATCCGCGAGTTTGCCGACTACGTCCGGGGGACCGTTCGTAGCGAACCGCTCGTACTCAGTGTGGATCGAAGTGCCGGGTTCTTTTGGCCGAGTACTACCGACGCACGTCGCCAGCCTCAGGAGGGATTCTACGTCACCGATGAGGAACTCGCGTTCATGTTCGATCGGTTCCTCTCGGACACGGTCTGGCCGCTCGGGTATCCGGTCAATCCCGATCAGCGCTGCTCTATCACGCTTCCGCAACGGTACTATCGGATCCACGATTGCCTCTCCGACCTCGAGGTACTCACCGACTCCGTTCCCCTCCGAACTCTGACAGTCCGGTTCGAGGGGTACGACAACGTGACTGGCCAGCAGACCTCTCGAGAGGGCCGACTCGCCGGGTACTACGCGCCGGAGTTCGATGACCAGGCGTACCTCGAAGTCGACATTGTTGAGGGCGACGATGAGCAGTCTCTGACGGTGACAGTCGGCGGCTGGCACTCGCGTCAGGAAGACTACATGGCGACGAGCATTGAACTGGAGAAACACGAAGACTGGTCCGCTGAAGAACTCGACGACGAGACGCTCGCACACATCGAGACGTGCCGGACGGAGCTCCCCGAGGAAATCGCCGGCGACGTCATCGTCGGCTTCGACGGTTACATCGACTATATCAGATCACTGGTCGGGGAACGGAAGAGTCCTCGAATGTACGATGAGATCAGCGAGTTCGACACGCTGCGAGAGATGATCACGAGGGCATCGGCTCAGGACAAGACGCTCCAGTTCGAGTGGGTCGAGAGCAGGCGCTTGCCCGGCGGCCACACTGCCCACGTCGGACAGGTACTCGATACGGCCGGATACGATACTGAACTCGTCGGGTTCTTCGGGCAGCCGATTCGGAACGAGTTCAGCGACGCGTTCGACGACGACGCGCTCCTCAGCCTGGGACAGCCGACCGTGACGGAGTATCTACAGTTCGGCGACGGGAAGGTCCTGTTCACCGACTCCAGTGGACATCAAGCGTTGAACTGGGAAACGCTCAGAGAATACGTGCCGCTCGAAGATATCGTCGATCGACTCGACGAGACTGATCTCGTGAGCATCGGCGGCTGGGCGCTCATCCCCGAGATATCGACGATCTGGGAGGGAATCTACGAGCAGGTGTATCCGCTGCTCTCGTCGCCGCCCGACGACATCATCGTCTGTACGAGCGACGTGCATCGCCTAACGGAGACGACGCTCCGGTCGGATCTGGAGTCGTTGAGTATCCTCAACGATGCGATCCCAGTGACGGTCGTGACGACCAGCGAACAGGCCGCACACTTGAGTGACGCTCTTCTGTCCGGCGACCGGGGGAAGCGAGCGCTCCACGCAACGGCAGAGTCACTTTGCCGCGAGATCGGCGTGTCTCGGGTCGCGGTGACCGCTGCGAAAGAGTCCGTCCTCGCCGGCCCCCACGGGAGCCAACGGATCCGATCGGCCCTGATTTCCGACCCGGCAGAGGAAGGGACGTTTGAGGATCACTTCAGCGCAGGTATCGCCCTGGGTCGCGCCGAGGACCTCTCGGACACATCGACACTCGCACTCGGAATCGCAGTGGCGAGTTACTTCAAACAGTACCAGGAGACGCCGTCTCTGTCTGATATTCGGACGTTTCTCGATACCTATGAGGATCAGGGACCGGCCTGAGACGGCACTAGTACTCGGTTCGGCGCCGTGCGGTTTCGCGGGAGAACACGGCCGTCGATTAGCGGTCCGTGACGACGAGGAGACCCCAGAGAGCCATGACGAACAGGAGACAGATTCCGAGCGCCAGAGCTGCCGCGCCGAGTAGCCCCGCAGTCTGGTGGGCGAGTTTCGTGTTGTCTGTCAGTGGACCAGACGCGGCATCGACCGTCGCTCCGAGAACGGCCAGTAGGACGGTCGCCCCGAACGTGTACAATAGCGCCCGGTACTGATCGAGCAGGATACGGACCCGGCTGCGCTCCCGGCCACCTTCGGTGTCCCAGTCGGTGTCGTTCACGCTCATCGGTCCTCCCCCCGTACGTCCCCGAAGTGATCGTCCGAGGTCCGCTCGCCGCCGTCCGGTGCCGTGCGTTCTTCGGGCGGACGGTCGGGTCCGAAGATGGACTCATCGCCATCGGCACCGTCGAGCGGTTCGCTGTCCCAGTAGGGATGGTCACTATCGCACTCGCGGAAGCAGGCGATCGCGTGATCGTCCGAACCCCCGCTCGCCGGATCAAGTGACGGACACTCCTCGGTGCAGTGCTTTCGGGCTTTCGGACACCGCGTCTGGAACGAACAGCCGCTTGGGGGGTCGACGGGATCCGGAATGTCGATGCTCCGCACCGGTAGTTCCCCACTGCTGTCGTCCGGGTCGATGTCCGCCGTCGACCAGCGAAGAATCTTCGTGTAGGGATGACGCGGATTCTGGATGATTTCCTCGGCGGGGCCGATTTCGACGATATTTCCGAGGTACATCACGCCGATCCGGCCGTCGACCCTTCCAGCGAGATACCGCGCGTTCTCGAAGTTGTGCGAGATGAACAGGTACGACGTATCAAACCGCTGTTGCAGTTCGAGCATCAGATCCATCATCTCGACGCGGAGCGATACGTCCAGTGCACTCACCGCTTCGTCAGCCAGGATCAGGTCCGGGTTCATGAACAGTGCGCGCACGAGCGCAACGCGCTGTTTCTCACCACCGGATAGCTGGTGTGGGTACCGTTCGGCGTAATCACGTGCCGGAGAGAGGCCGACGTACTCGAGCATCGCGATGGTCCGTTCCCGTCGATCCTTGAAACTGAGGTCGTCCTGGGCCTGCTTGAGCGGTGTCTCGAGGATCTCCTGAACGCTCCGGTTGGGATTTAGCGAACTTCCCGGGTCCTGGTGGATGATCTGTAGCGCCGAGCGGATCTCGTCGTAGGCGTCGTCACCGCCGTCGCGAGCCTCCCAGACGTCGACTCCCCGATGCGAAACCCTCCCGTTGGTCGGTCGCTGGACACCGATAGCAGTCTTTCCGAGCGTCGTCTTGCCACAGCCAGATTCACCGACGAGCGCGACCACGTCGTTCTCGTAGATATCGAGGGTGACGTTATTGACGGCATAGACAGTCTCGCTATCGCCAGTGAGTTTCGACCGAAGTCCCGAGCTCTGTTCGAAGTGGACGTCCACGTCGTTGAGCGAGAGTACCGAATCATCTGACTGGCGACCTGTCACGACGTCTGTTTCAACCTGTTCGGGGCTTTCGGTCGGATCGAATGGGATCTCCTCACGCGCTCGCTCCCAGTGGTGACAGGCCGTCTCGTGGTCAGCACTGACGTCGAAGAACGGCGGGTCTTCGGACCGACACTCGCCGGTTGCCAGTGGACACCGAGACGCGTACCGGCAGCCGGTCGCCGTATTGACTGGATCGGGTGCCTGTCCCTCGATCGGTGTCATCGAGTCTAGTGGCGTTTCAAGGTTCGGGACGGCGTTGAGCAGGTCCCTCGTGTATGGGTGGGCGGGATCGCGGAGGATTTCGTCGGTCGGGCCGACCTCCGCCATCTGGAAGGCGTACAGGACGCCGATCCGGTCCGCTAGACCAGCTACCAGTGGGAGGTCGTGAGTGATGAACACGACGGTGAGATCGTACCGCTCTTGGAGGTTCTCCAGAAGGCCGAGGATAGATCGCTGCATCAATAGGTCGAGCGCCGCGGTCGGCTCGTCCATCACCAGCACTCGCGGTTTCAACACTAGCGAGAGCGCGATGAGTGCTCGCTGCTGCATTCCGCCACTCAGTTCGTGGGGGTACGCATCGAGCACCCGATCGGGATCGAGGTGGAGTTCTCGAAACAGCTTACGCGCGTGGTCCATCCCCGACTTGAGGTCGTGGTCGTGTGCCTTCAGCGTCTCCGTGAAGTGATCCCTGATCCGCTGGGTCGGATTGAACGAACTCATCGCGCCCTGAAACACCATCGAAATCTCCTTCCAACGGTATCGTTTCAGCAGGTCACGATCAGCATTCGCGATGTCGACCGGATCGCCGTCCTCGGGGTGATAGATCACTTCCCCGGAGAGTTGGCCCGGATCGACGACCGCGTCGAGGAGCGCCGAGGCGAACATTGACTTCCCAGAGCCCGACTCGCCGACGACGCCGAGGATTTCGCTCTGGCGGATATCCATCGAGACGTCGTCGAGGACCCGCGACGTCCCGCGGCCCATATCGAACTCGACCGAGGCGTTTCGAACCTCCAGAATCACGTCTTGGTCAGCTGACTCTGCGTTCGTTTGTCGTACTACTTCGCGTTCGTGTGTTTCGTAGTCGGAACTCATGAGTACACCTTCGTTTGCGACGAGTGGCTATCTGCCGTGACCGTCCATTCGAGCGCAATCATCACTTAGCCTCCCCGCCTTCGTGGCGGTCGCGAACCCTGACATTGACGACACGGTCGAGCCCCTGGGAGAGCATGATGAGTCCCCACGATAGGAGCACGATCGTCAGGAGTGGCCACAACACCGTGTAGTACAGCTGTGGCGACGTGACTGCACCGGCGTTGTACGCCTTCTCCAGCATCACGCCCCAGTTGACGCCCTCGACCGGAAGCACCCCGAGGAAGTACAGCGCTACGGAGTTGAAGATCACTCCTCGCCCCGACATCACGAAATTGACGAGGATAAGCGGGAGGAGCTGCGGCGTGATGTCCTTGCGCAGGATCGATCCGGTCGAGACGCCCATGATCCGCGAGGCCTCGACGTACGCCTCTTCCCGGATCGTGAGGACCTGAGATCTGAGCGATCGCGCCGTCCCGGCCCACGCGTTGATCGACACGAGGATACCGACGAGGATCGGGCTGGTCGGCTCCCAGATCGCGCCGACGATGATGATCAGCGGGAGCCCGGGAATCATTATCGCCGTGTCAGTCAGCGTCATCAGTATTTCGTCGGCTCGCCCGCCTTTGTAACCCGAGACGATACCGACGAACGCGCCGATCCCGGTAGCGAACACTGCCCCGCCCATCAGCATTAACAGCATGTCCGGGGTCGCGTGGATCAATAGCGCGGCGATGTCCTGTCCGAACTGGTCAGTGCCGAGCGGGTTCTCGCCGAAATAGGACGGACTGTCCCATTTATTCCCGTCCTGATACGTCGGTGACTCGACGAGCCAGACGCCGACCGTTCCGGCAAGGACGAACCCGAACAGGATCAGGAATCCGGCCTTGAAACGCCAGTCGGACCACGCCAGCAGGAACGTTTCCCAGTGTCCGCGAAGGTCCTTGGCGATCCGATCGCGTCGGGTGACGTCCTCCACGGAAACGCTCTCAAGCGGGATCTCCGCCGCGTTGATATCGCCGCCGTCGGCCATCGGATTCCTGTCCTCGTCAGTAGGCTTCACTGGAATCACCCCCGGCACCCGCACGCGGATCGATCAGCCCGTAGGTGAGATCGGCGATCGTGACCGCGATGACGACTGCGACCGATATGATGAGGAATCCACCCATCATCAACGGATAGTCGCGCGCCGTGATCGCGTTGAAGAAGTAGTACCCGACGCCCGGATACTGGAAAATGTCCTCGAGGATGATCGAACCCCCGAAGATGAACCCGATCTGGATGACGAAGCCGGTGTAGATCGGGAGGATTGCGTTCCGAGCCACGTACTGGTTCGCGATGCGACTCGTAGGGAGCATCCGCAACCGTGCGACACGGATGTAATCCTCTCCGAGTACTCTGATACTGTTGCTCCGCATCGCGAGCGTCTGGACGCCGAAGCCCGTGATAATAACCGAGAGCATTGGCAGGGTCGCGTGTCGTAGCACGTCTACTATGAACGGGAGGTTGAAGCCCGGTGTGACGCCGAGGCTCGTTCTGCCGGAGAGCGGATACATTCCCAGGTTCGTGACGAAGATCGCGATGAGAATGATCGCCGCCACGTAATAGGGGACGGAGTTCATCACGATTGCGACAGTGCTGACGGCCGAGTCAAGCCGACTCCCCTCCTTGTAAGCGAGGAGCGCGCCAAGCGAGATCGAAATCGCGAACGTCACGAGCATCGCCGTTCCGAGGACGAACAGCGTCCACGGGATCGCCTCCGCGTAGATCTGGGCGACTGGCTCGTTATAGTACGTCGATTCGCCGAGGTCGCCCTGAAGGACGCTGGTGACGTAGTTCAGGTACTGCACGTAGATCGGTTCGTCTGGCTTGACACCGACGTACGCCTGCACCATCTGGTCGATCTGCTCGGACGGCATGTTCGGATTTTGCTTGCGAAGTTTCGCTCGCATGTAATCGACAGGGCCGCCGGGCATCAGACGTGTCAGACCGAACGTGATCGTGATGACCAGCACCAGAGTCACGAACGATCGGATCACACGCTTTACGTAGTAGTTCATCCGCGGCGCCCCTCCGTCGTATTTTTCACTCTCATAGTGCTATCAATTGTGACAGGCAGAATCACACGATGAAACGGTATATACTTAACGGTCATTATATCAATCAAGGTTTATTTCGGGGTTTGAGGTCGCCTCGGCGCTCGAGTCGTCCGTGAATGCGGACT
Proteins encoded in this region:
- a CDS encoding TrmB family transcriptional regulator, giving the protein MSGYENLDVSEIRDSLQRHVDMSEYESQVYLALVQNGKQSMRDLSEASDVPKQRVYDIVEELREQGFVELDDSYPKKAYAVDPTKTLGPIQTHVEQVQNALEEFHKSVSDVDSGVAQFRNQSTIEKYIFELLDSAERTIFLMTSVDRLQIFEDALRDNSDVQIRVVLTDLDEGHVVDDRIELNSPIREFADYVRGTVRSEPLVLSVDRSAGFFWPSTTDARRQPQEGFYVTDEELAFMFDRFLSDTVWPLGYPVNPDQRCSITLPQRYYRIHDCLSDLEVLTDSVPLRTLTVRFEGYDNVTGQQTSREGRLAGYYAPEFDDQAYLEVDIVEGDDEQSLTVTVGGWHSRQEDYMATSIELEKHEDWSAEELDDETLAHIETCRTELPEEIAGDVIVGFDGYIDYIRSLVGERKSPRMYDEISEFDTLREMITRASAQDKTLQFEWVESRRLPGGHTAHVGQVLDTAGYDTELVGFFGQPIRNEFSDAFDDDALLSLGQPTVTEYLQFGDGKVLFTDSSGHQALNWETLREYVPLEDIVDRLDETDLVSIGGWALIPEISTIWEGIYEQVYPLLSSPPDDIIVCTSDVHRLTETTLRSDLESLSILNDAIPVTVVTTSEQAAHLSDALLSGDRGKRALHATAESLCREIGVSRVAVTAAKESVLAGPHGSQRIRSALISDPAEEGTFEDHFSAGIALGRAEDLSDTSTLALGIAVASYFKQYQETPSLSDIRTFLDTYEDQGPA
- a CDS encoding ABC transporter ATP-binding protein, coding for MSSDYETHEREVVRQTNAESADQDVILEVRNASVEFDMGRGTSRVLDDVSMDIRQSEILGVVGESGSGKSMFASALLDAVVDPGQLSGEVIYHPEDGDPVDIANADRDLLKRYRWKEISMVFQGAMSSFNPTQRIRDHFTETLKAHDHDLKSGMDHARKLFRELHLDPDRVLDAYPHELSGGMQQRALIALSLVLKPRVLVMDEPTAALDLLMQRSILGLLENLQERYDLTVVFITHDLPLVAGLADRIGVLYAFQMAEVGPTDEILRDPAHPYTRDLLNAVPNLETPLDSMTPIEGQAPDPVNTATGCRYASRCPLATGECRSEDPPFFDVSADHETACHHWERAREEIPFDPTESPEQVETDVVTGRQSDDSVLSLNDVDVHFEQSSGLRSKLTGDSETVYAVNNVTLDIYENDVVALVGESGCGKTTLGKTAIGVQRPTNGRVSHRGVDVWEARDGGDDAYDEIRSALQIIHQDPGSSLNPNRSVQEILETPLKQAQDDLSFKDRRERTIAMLEYVGLSPARDYAERYPHQLSGGEKQRVALVRALFMNPDLILADEAVSALDVSLRVEMMDLMLELQQRFDTSYLFISHNFENARYLAGRVDGRIGVMYLGNIVEIGPAEEIIQNPRHPYTKILRWSTADIDPDDSSGELPVRSIDIPDPVDPPSGCSFQTRCPKARKHCTEECPSLDPASGGSDDHAIACFRECDSDHPYWDSEPLDGADGDESIFGPDRPPEERTAPDGGERTSDDHFGDVRGEDR
- a CDS encoding HAD family hydrolase — translated: MQVYSQLYGLYDSTDTETLRARQDLVNVFPALDSQVSLQQWESVRDDLDQQKTQIRRNFPNGDAYAEIAAHATETQAFTALDLYNKYERPINALVLDVDETLRSASTTDNEIPRDTLYFLTELHERGVPIVICTGQTLENVKGFMIQGLGSEIVHSGDLSIVYEAGTGVFTPEHGAETKRLLYESLDDDIVDVFDAVRSRVLSDAPEDLRRNCHLQGNEFNITVKPNFKIGSERAREIIDAGLVHQLELLGDAVATQLGYLSDEGRQWTKAFYADADPEIDGVLTERKEASECKVSDVPEDVSALFERIDVAYYEADAAEIGSLELNKVAGVEAAFDVLGIDDPFAVAMGDSKSDLRVMRWLTETGTGISAAPGHASTDVLDFVRETDELVFDEGKSSEMLRAIYALNELAATYRS
- the gfcR gene encoding transcriptional regulator GfcR → MKNVDSLVSEAAGLAESGLSRGEIADELNVSRETASWLIERATPDAEQPNERPKSPQDIHIDWSTVGQNGRRLDHLGGILADVLLTDGDADLVVGIEKAGVPLATAVASELKVDLSTYTPRKHRWEKGDIDEYSGSFSHNFSSVDGADCYVVDDMITSGTTISETVRAVENEGGNVRGCAVIVDKNGTDRVDDVPVRSLITLVNLTAEE
- a CDS encoding GH32 C-terminal domain-containing protein, encoding MADRDDSDNRRVVAYWPFDESEGSSAEEVVSGCRDAVEHAFADARFKSDSDPRWIDGVTGSGLLFDGYSTQIEHDRQILDGDTTEFTVEAWIAPRAFEGQSSERLSPIVSNHSVDDNRGFEFGLDGHGRCSFQVGLGDTWVAVQTESPLPKYSWSHVAAVFEGDDGSLRLYVDAACTAVERVPEGSMIVPADVPVLIGKNNRTERVDDTFALHNFSGAIDELKIYDCAFTASDVRERYETPCHDEHPSMNYETIALDPSRYRGDRHRPQYHPIPPGHWMNEPHAPLYHDGQYHLFYQHNPSGPYWGNIHWGHWVSDDLVHWRHLKPALAPERDGLAPDGIWSGGSTHDADGDPVLLFTAGEIDRTPDQRVVVASPVDPDDPELTSWRQDDESAIERPHSIGLRDNDFRDPFVWRENGTWYCLVGSGFATGGGAALVYESESLAEWVFRGCLHRTDHDEYPELGLVWELPVLLPIGEDETDAEKYAFIVSPIEGAAEVEVYYWLGEWDPDACRFVPDHEDPRRIDYGGFHFTGPHGIVDPETGRSLLFTIAQDDRRPRDHYDAGWAHNGGLPVHLFLRDDGRLGIEPIEELRSLRAERLAEIRNVQVSNANDELDGVGGTAVEIRATMASDGAEKYGLKVRANPDGSEETLIYYDERTERIVVHREHSTRNAETRATVSERSSLVHRGEVDRDGEDLELRVYLDGSMLEVYVNSLKSVTTRLYPEDERSTGIEAWADGDVTVQRLDVWELDSAYE
- a CDS encoding carbohydrate kinase family protein, with product MDDQNILVVGETLVDMLPAVPGELRGVESYQRRAGGAPANVAARLAAVGADPLFWTRVGEDGFGDFLIETLDDRGVPSRFVEQDPTAKTTLAFVAHDETRDRSFTFYRDGTADTKLETGAVPTSTLEEIEWVYVGGVVLAAEPARSAVFDLLRRAREANCSVYFDPNWRPELWDDDDTGVLEDAVEMADVLKATPDELEQLGYRQESLNRRCEVVCRDGPHTVFLTRGDEGAMAYATADAPWGNGTVEHEGFDVDVVDTTGAGDAFVSATVAALARRTADLDRIVRFANASAAISATTTGAMERPPDWKMISEFVDSHTSHK